Proteins from a genomic interval of Corvus moneduloides isolate bCorMon1 chromosome 6, bCorMon1.pri, whole genome shotgun sequence:
- the ZFP91 gene encoding E3 ubiquitin-protein ligase ZFP91 isoform X3, which produces MRSTLFRGSVTLCSPALKRCADKVAGKAPKEEKEEEEVSSVLSHGSPVGTARPSRSWRSSRTAAAARQRDSENSRASRSKASSLQLVCKSEPNADQLEYVVTEEHQCPDGVSDDDEMLISEEEVPFKDDPRDETYKPHLEKEAPKQRRKASKGKEEKERQKEIKVEVKEENEFQEDEEPPRKRGRRRKDDKSPRLPKRRKKPPIQYVRCEMEGCGTVLAHPRYLQHHIKYQHLLKKKYVCPHPSCGRLFRLQKQLLRHAKHHTDQRDYICEYCARAFKSSHNLAVHRMIHTGEKPLQCEICGFTCRQKASLNWHMKKHDADSFYQFSCNICGKKFEKKDSVVAHKAKSHPEVLIAEALAANAGALITSTDILGTNPEAIVPPTDGQGLPLLPDPLGSAPPADCLLLSSEGMPKPYCGGAERVSLVADGKLFVGSGSGANPEGLVMNTEMLGASTEVLIEDSDSTGP; this is translated from the exons atgaggagcaCCTTGTTCCGGGGAAGTGTTACCCTTTGTTCTCCTGCCCTCAAACG gTGTGCAGATAAAGTCGCTGGTAAAG CTCccaaagaagagaaggaagaggaggaagtgtCCAGCGTGCTCAGCCATGGCTCTCCCGTGGGCACGGCCCGGCCCAGCCGGAGCTGGCGCAGCAGCCGGACGGCGGCCGCCGCTCGCCAGCGTGACTCTGAGAATTCCCGCGCCTCCAGATCCAAGGCGAGCTCCCTGCAGCTCGTCTGCAAGTCGGAGCCCAACGCCGACCAGCTGGAGTACG tgGTCACAGAAGAGCATCAGTGTCCAGATGGAGTCAG CGATGATGATGAGATGCTCATCAGTGAGGAAGAAGTTCCCTTCAAAGATGATCCCAGAGATGAGACCTACAAGCCCCACCTAGAGAA GGAAGCAccaaagcaaaggagaaaagctagcaaggggaaagaggaaaaagaaaggcagaaggagaTTAAAGTGGAAGTGAAAGAAGAGAACGAGTTTCAGGAGGATGAAGAGCCACCAAGGAA gaggggaaggaggagaaaggatgACAAGAGCCCAAGGCTGCCCAAGAGAAG GAAGAAGCCTCCGATCCAGTATGTCCGCTGTGAGATGGAAGGCTGCGGCACGGTCCTGGCTCACCCACGGTACCTGCAG catcACATAAAATATCAGCacttactgaagaaaaaatacgTGTGTCCTCATCCCTCCTGCGGTCGGCTGTTCCGACTCCAGAAGCAGCTCCTGCGGCATGCCAAACATCACACAG ATCAAAGGGATTACATCTGCGAGTACTGCGCCCGGGCCTTCAAGAGCTCCCACAACTTGGCGGTGCACCGGATGATCCACACGGGCGAGAAGCCCTTGCA GTGCGAGATCTGCGGATTCACCTGCCGGCAGAAGGCTTCCCTCAACTGGCACATGAAGAAGCACGATGCAGATTCCTTCTACCAGTTCTCCTGCAATATTTGTGGCAAGAAATTCGAGAAGAAGGACAGCGTCGTGGCCCACAAAGCCAAGAGCCACCCCGAAGTGCTCATTGCTGAAGCACTGGCTGCCAACGCGGGTGCCCTGATCACCAGCACGGATATCCTGGGCACTAATCCCGAGGCCATCGTGCCGCCCACGGATGGCCAGGGCCTCCCGCTGCTCCCCGACCCCCTGGGCAGTGCTCCCCCAGCAGActgcctgctgctgagctcGGAGGGGATGCCAAAGCCCTACTGTGGCGGGGCAGAGCGTGTGAGCCTGGTGGCCGACGGCAAGCTCTTCGtgggcagcggcagcggcgcgAACCCAGAGGGGCTGGTCATGAACACAGAGATGCTGGGAGCCAGCACAGAGGTGCTCATCGAAGATTCAGATTCCACTGGACCCTAG
- the ZFP91 gene encoding E3 ubiquitin-protein ligase ZFP91 isoform X2: MRSTLFRGSVTLCSPALKRCADKVAGKAPKEEKEEEEVSSVLSHGSPVGTARPSRSWRSSRTAAAARQRDSENSRASRSKASSLQLVCKSEPNADQLEYVVTEEHQCPDGVSSDDDEMLISEEEVPFKDDPRDETYKPHLEKEAPKQRRKASKGKEEKERQKEIKVEVKEENEFQEDEEPPRKRGRRRKDDKSPRLPKRRKKPPIQYVRCEMEGCGTVLAHPRYLQHHIKYQHLLKKKYVCPHPSCGRLFRLQKQLLRHAKHHTDQRDYICEYCARAFKSSHNLAVHRMIHTGEKPLQCEICGFTCRQKASLNWHMKKHDADSFYQFSCNICGKKFEKKDSVVAHKAKSHPEVLIAEALAANAGALITSTDILGTNPEAIVPPTDGQGLPLLPDPLGSAPPADCLLLSSEGMPKPYCGGAERVSLVADGKLFVGSGSGANPEGLVMNTEMLGASTEVLIEDSDSTGP, from the exons atgaggagcaCCTTGTTCCGGGGAAGTGTTACCCTTTGTTCTCCTGCCCTCAAACG gTGTGCAGATAAAGTCGCTGGTAAAG CTCccaaagaagagaaggaagaggaggaagtgtCCAGCGTGCTCAGCCATGGCTCTCCCGTGGGCACGGCCCGGCCCAGCCGGAGCTGGCGCAGCAGCCGGACGGCGGCCGCCGCTCGCCAGCGTGACTCTGAGAATTCCCGCGCCTCCAGATCCAAGGCGAGCTCCCTGCAGCTCGTCTGCAAGTCGGAGCCCAACGCCGACCAGCTGGAGTACG tgGTCACAGAAGAGCATCAGTGTCCAGATGGAGTCAG cAGCGATGATGATGAGATGCTCATCAGTGAGGAAGAAGTTCCCTTCAAAGATGATCCCAGAGATGAGACCTACAAGCCCCACCTAGAGAA GGAAGCAccaaagcaaaggagaaaagctagcaaggggaaagaggaaaaagaaaggcagaaggagaTTAAAGTGGAAGTGAAAGAAGAGAACGAGTTTCAGGAGGATGAAGAGCCACCAAGGAA gaggggaaggaggagaaaggatgACAAGAGCCCAAGGCTGCCCAAGAGAAG GAAGAAGCCTCCGATCCAGTATGTCCGCTGTGAGATGGAAGGCTGCGGCACGGTCCTGGCTCACCCACGGTACCTGCAG catcACATAAAATATCAGCacttactgaagaaaaaatacgTGTGTCCTCATCCCTCCTGCGGTCGGCTGTTCCGACTCCAGAAGCAGCTCCTGCGGCATGCCAAACATCACACAG ATCAAAGGGATTACATCTGCGAGTACTGCGCCCGGGCCTTCAAGAGCTCCCACAACTTGGCGGTGCACCGGATGATCCACACGGGCGAGAAGCCCTTGCA GTGCGAGATCTGCGGATTCACCTGCCGGCAGAAGGCTTCCCTCAACTGGCACATGAAGAAGCACGATGCAGATTCCTTCTACCAGTTCTCCTGCAATATTTGTGGCAAGAAATTCGAGAAGAAGGACAGCGTCGTGGCCCACAAAGCCAAGAGCCACCCCGAAGTGCTCATTGCTGAAGCACTGGCTGCCAACGCGGGTGCCCTGATCACCAGCACGGATATCCTGGGCACTAATCCCGAGGCCATCGTGCCGCCCACGGATGGCCAGGGCCTCCCGCTGCTCCCCGACCCCCTGGGCAGTGCTCCCCCAGCAGActgcctgctgctgagctcGGAGGGGATGCCAAAGCCCTACTGTGGCGGGGCAGAGCGTGTGAGCCTGGTGGCCGACGGCAAGCTCTTCGtgggcagcggcagcggcgcgAACCCAGAGGGGCTGGTCATGAACACAGAGATGCTGGGAGCCAGCACAGAGGTGCTCATCGAAGATTCAGATTCCACTGGACCCTAG
- the ZFP91 gene encoding E3 ubiquitin-protein ligase ZFP91 isoform X1, with the protein MPAGTEQPGGAAAEPPPAPGPPPVADRPPASGRRRPPPPPPAADQGEESSGNRVLRGGRERGRAASAAGGAAAAAAAASRRRKAEYPRRRRSSPGARPAAEQPAAETPPAARKAPRAGCADKVAGKAPKEEKEEEEVSSVLSHGSPVGTARPSRSWRSSRTAAAARQRDSENSRASRSKASSLQLVCKSEPNADQLEYVVTEEHQCPDGVSSDDDEMLISEEEVPFKDDPRDETYKPHLEKEAPKQRRKASKGKEEKERQKEIKVEVKEENEFQEDEEPPRKRGRRRKDDKSPRLPKRRKKPPIQYVRCEMEGCGTVLAHPRYLQHHIKYQHLLKKKYVCPHPSCGRLFRLQKQLLRHAKHHTDQRDYICEYCARAFKSSHNLAVHRMIHTGEKPLQCEICGFTCRQKASLNWHMKKHDADSFYQFSCNICGKKFEKKDSVVAHKAKSHPEVLIAEALAANAGALITSTDILGTNPEAIVPPTDGQGLPLLPDPLGSAPPADCLLLSSEGMPKPYCGGAERVSLVADGKLFVGSGSGANPEGLVMNTEMLGASTEVLIEDSDSTGP; encoded by the exons atGCCGGCGGGCACCGAGCAGCCGGGGGGCGCTGCCGCCgagccgccgcccgccccgggacCGCCGCCCGTCGCAGACAGGCCGCCGGCTtcgggccgccgccgcccgccgccaccgccgcccgccgccgaTCAGGGGGAGGAGTCCAGCGGCAACCGGGTGCTGAGGGGCGGCCGGGAGCGCGGCCGCGCCGCTTCGGCCGCGgggggagccgccgccgccgccgccgccgcgtcCCGCCGCCGTAAGGCCGAGTATCCCCGGCGCCGgcggagcagccccggggcgcGGCCGGCCGCCGAGCAGCCCGCCGCCGAGACGCCGCCCGCGGCCAGGAAGGCCCCCCGGGCCGG gTGTGCAGATAAAGTCGCTGGTAAAG CTCccaaagaagagaaggaagaggaggaagtgtCCAGCGTGCTCAGCCATGGCTCTCCCGTGGGCACGGCCCGGCCCAGCCGGAGCTGGCGCAGCAGCCGGACGGCGGCCGCCGCTCGCCAGCGTGACTCTGAGAATTCCCGCGCCTCCAGATCCAAGGCGAGCTCCCTGCAGCTCGTCTGCAAGTCGGAGCCCAACGCCGACCAGCTGGAGTACG tgGTCACAGAAGAGCATCAGTGTCCAGATGGAGTCAG cAGCGATGATGATGAGATGCTCATCAGTGAGGAAGAAGTTCCCTTCAAAGATGATCCCAGAGATGAGACCTACAAGCCCCACCTAGAGAA GGAAGCAccaaagcaaaggagaaaagctagcaaggggaaagaggaaaaagaaaggcagaaggagaTTAAAGTGGAAGTGAAAGAAGAGAACGAGTTTCAGGAGGATGAAGAGCCACCAAGGAA gaggggaaggaggagaaaggatgACAAGAGCCCAAGGCTGCCCAAGAGAAG GAAGAAGCCTCCGATCCAGTATGTCCGCTGTGAGATGGAAGGCTGCGGCACGGTCCTGGCTCACCCACGGTACCTGCAG catcACATAAAATATCAGCacttactgaagaaaaaatacgTGTGTCCTCATCCCTCCTGCGGTCGGCTGTTCCGACTCCAGAAGCAGCTCCTGCGGCATGCCAAACATCACACAG ATCAAAGGGATTACATCTGCGAGTACTGCGCCCGGGCCTTCAAGAGCTCCCACAACTTGGCGGTGCACCGGATGATCCACACGGGCGAGAAGCCCTTGCA GTGCGAGATCTGCGGATTCACCTGCCGGCAGAAGGCTTCCCTCAACTGGCACATGAAGAAGCACGATGCAGATTCCTTCTACCAGTTCTCCTGCAATATTTGTGGCAAGAAATTCGAGAAGAAGGACAGCGTCGTGGCCCACAAAGCCAAGAGCCACCCCGAAGTGCTCATTGCTGAAGCACTGGCTGCCAACGCGGGTGCCCTGATCACCAGCACGGATATCCTGGGCACTAATCCCGAGGCCATCGTGCCGCCCACGGATGGCCAGGGCCTCCCGCTGCTCCCCGACCCCCTGGGCAGTGCTCCCCCAGCAGActgcctgctgctgagctcGGAGGGGATGCCAAAGCCCTACTGTGGCGGGGCAGAGCGTGTGAGCCTGGTGGCCGACGGCAAGCTCTTCGtgggcagcggcagcggcgcgAACCCAGAGGGGCTGGTCATGAACACAGAGATGCTGGGAGCCAGCACAGAGGTGCTCATCGAAGATTCAGATTCCACTGGACCCTAG
- the CNTF gene encoding ciliary neurotrophic factor — translation MAAADSPSTALRRRDLCSRGIRLAGKMRADVVDLLDTYVEQQGLDASATVAALEGVPLAAVERWDEQTGTQRLLENLAAYRAFRALLAQMLEEQREQLGEADAGLGRALAAVLLQVSAFAYHLEELLRLESRGIPGEEGDGPPPPPRLSLFEQKLRGLGVLRELAQWAVRSARDLRQLAKPSPATGTATGLAESP, via the exons ATGGCGGCCGCAGACAGCCCCTCCACTGCCCTCCGGCGCCGCGACCTCTGCAGCCGTGGCATCCGCCTGGCCGGGAAGATGCGCGCGGACGTCGTCGACCTCCTGGACACCTAC GTGGAGCAGCAGGGCTTGGACGCCTCGGCCACCGTGGCGGCGCTGGAGGGGGTGCCGCTGGCGGCGGTGGAGCGCTGGGACGAGCAGACGGGCACGCAGCGGCTGCTGGAGAACCTGGCGGCCTACCGCGCCTTCCGCGCCCTGCTGGCCCAGATGCTGGaggagcagcgggagcagctGGGTGAGGCCGACGCGGGCCTGGGCCGGGCACTGGCAGCCGTCCTGCTCCAGGTCTCGGCCTTCGCCTACCACCTCGAGGAGCTGCTGCGGCTGGAGAGCCGCGGGATCCCCGGCGAGGAGGGGGACGGGCCGCCGCCCCCCCCGCGCCTCAGCCTCTTCGAGCAGAAGCTGCGGGGCCTGGGCGTGCTGCGGGAGCTGGCCCAGTGGGCCGTGAGGTCTGCGCGGGACCTGCGGCAGCTCGCCAAGCCCAGCCCGGCCACCGGCACGGCCACCGGCCTGGCCGAGAGCCCCTGA
- the DTX4 gene encoding E3 ubiquitin-protein ligase DTX4: MLLASAVVVWEWLNEHGRWRPYSPAVSHHIEAVARAGPRAGGSVVLGQADSRLAPYIIDLQSMHQFRQDTGTIRPVRRSYYDPSSAPGKGVVWEWENDSGTWTPYDMDVGITIQRAYEKQHPWVDLSAIGFCYVIDFATMGQINRQTQRKRRVRRRLDMVYPLVSGTLPKSQSWPASPGAAAAPPVPACTCPQCLLVMSVKATAGPSAATLQPRKAAPAPPATPKPPLPAAGPKAPDGVAVVRGSLKPLAAQGGRRQAASTPALSSASASGSPPGMGSGKAPRPGLGTLNRSHLQRLAIAQSRVLIASGVPTVPVKNLTGSSPVNPALAGITGILMSAAGLPVCLTRPPKLVLHPPPVSKSEIQPIPGISHSCRKTTKKQAKKGKTPEEVLKKYLQKVRHPPDEDCTICMERLSAPSGYKGPQPAVKPDLVGKLVKCSHVFHLHCLVAMYNNGNKDGSLQCPTCKTIYGVKTGTQPPGKMEYHIIPHALPGHADCKTIRIIYNIPPGVQGPEHPNPGKSFTARGFPRHCYLPDSEKGRKVLKLLLVAWDRRLIFAIGTSSTTGESDTVIWNEIHHKTEFGSNLTGHGYPDINYLDNVLAELAAQGITEESLAQEKD, translated from the exons ATGCTGCTGGCCTCGGCCGTGGTGGTGTGGGAATGGCTGAACGAGCACGGGCGGTGGCGGCCCTACAGCCCGGCCGTCAGCCACCACATCGAGGCGGTGGCCCGCGCcgggccgcgggcgggcggcagcgTGGTGCTGGGCCAGGCCGACAGCCGCCTGGCGCCCTACATCATCGACCTGCAGTCCATGCACCAGTTCCGCCAGGACACCG GCACCATCCGGCCCGTCCGGCGCAGCTACTACGACCCGTCCTCGGCGCCGGGCAAGGGAGTCGTCTGGGAGTGGGAGAATGACAGCGGGACGTGGACACCCTACGACATGGACGTGGGCATCACCATCCAGCGCGCCTACGAGAAGCAGCACCCCTGGGTGGACCTGAGCGCCATCGGCTTCTGCTACGTCATCGACTTCGCCACCATGGGCCAGATCAACCGGCAGACCCAGCGCAAGCGCCGCGTCCGCCGCCGCCTCGACATGGTCTACCCGCTGGTGTCGGGCACCCTGCCCAAGTCGCAGTCGTGGCCGGCCagccccggggcggcggcggcccctcCGGTCCCGGCCTGCAcctgtccccagtgcctccTGGTCATGAGCGTCAAAGCCACCGCCGGCCCCAGCGCCGCCACCCTGCAGCCCCGCAAagccgcccccgcgccgccggccACCCCCAAGCCCCCGCTGCCCGCGGCAGGGCCGAAGGCGCCGGACGGCGTGGCCGTGGTGCGCGGCTCGCTGAAGCCGCTGGCGGCGCAGGGTGGCCGGCGGCAGGCGGCCAGCACGCCCGCCCTGAGCTCGGCCAGCGCCTCCGGCAGCCCCCCCGGCATGGGCAGCGGCAAagccccccggcccggcctcGGCACCCTGAACCGCAGCCACCTGCAGCGCCTGGCCATCGCCCAGTCCCGCGTGCTCATCGCCTCCGG GGTCCCCACGGTCCCTGTGAAGAACCTCACCGGCTCCAGCCCCGTCAACCCAGCACTGGCAG GGATCACGGGGATCCTCATGAGCGCAGCCGGGCTGCCCGTGTGCCTGACCCGGCCCCCCAAGCTGGTGCTGCACCCCCCGCCCGTCAGCAAGAGCGAGATCCAGCCCATCCCCGGCATCTCCCACTCCTGTCGCAAGACCACCAAGAAACAGGCCAAGAAGG GTAAAACCCCAGAGGAGGTGCTGAAGAAATACCTGCAGAAGGTGCGGCATCCGCCGGATGAG GACTGCACCATCTGCATGGAGCGGCTCTCTGCCCCCTCTGGCTACAAGGGGCCCCAGCCGGCCGTGAAGCCTGACCTCGTGGGGAAGCTGGTCAAGTGCAGCCACGTCTTCCACCTCCACTGCCTGGTGGCCATGTACAACAACGGCAACAAG gATGGGAGTCTGCAGTGTCCCACCTGCAAAACCATCTACGGGGTGAAGACGGGGACGCAGCCTCCCGGGAAGATGGAATATCACATCATCCCCCACGCGCTGCCCGGCCACGCCGACTGCAAAACCATCCGCATCATCTACAACATCCCCCCGGGGGTGCAG GGACCGGAACATCCAAACCCTGGGAAGAGCTTCACGGCCCGTGGCTTCCCCCGGCACTGCTACCTGCCAGACAGTGAGAAGGGCAGGAAG GtactgaagctgctgctggtggcctgGGACCGGCGCCTGATCTTCGCCATCGGGACCTCCAGCACCACGGGCGAGTCGGACACGGTGATCTGGAACGAGATCCACCACAAGACGGAGTTCGGCTCCAACCTCACTGGCCACGGCTACCCCGACATCAACTACCTGGACAACGTCCTGGCCGAGCTGGCGGCCCAGGGCATCACGGAGGAGAGCCTGGCGCAGGAGAAAGACTGA